The following proteins come from a genomic window of Dysgonomonadaceae bacterium PH5-43:
- a CDS encoding wyosine [tRNA(Phe)-imidazoG37] synthetase (radical SAM superfamily) (product_source=COG0731; cath_funfam=3.20.20.70; cog=COG0731; pfam=PF04055,PF13394; superfamily=102114) translates to MATFLWDKIVFGPIKSRRLGASLGINLLPISRKVCTFDCVYCECGFNIDGKGNNKFPTKEEVKTALENKLKEVKENKETVDSITFSGNGEPTLHPDFEIIINDTIALRNKYFPNAKISVLSNSTTIDRSSVFSALEKVDNNLLKLDAGFDFLIKNIDQPVNNKFNTDSLVDNLKQFKGNLTIQTIFLRGEHNGKSVDNTTPENLNSWLNLIKEIKPKAVMIYSLDRETPSKTLEKVSKEELETIADKVRANGIEVTVA, encoded by the coding sequence ATGGCAACATTTCTTTGGGACAAAATAGTATTTGGACCTATAAAAAGTAGACGATTAGGAGCCTCTCTTGGAATAAATCTTCTTCCCATAAGTAGGAAAGTTTGCACCTTCGACTGCGTTTACTGCGAATGCGGATTCAATATAGACGGTAAAGGCAATAATAAATTTCCAACAAAAGAAGAAGTAAAGACAGCCTTAGAGAACAAACTAAAGGAGGTAAAAGAAAATAAAGAAACAGTAGACTCTATAACTTTCTCTGGCAACGGAGAACCTACCCTACACCCCGATTTTGAAATAATAATCAACGATACTATCGCTCTTCGCAACAAATATTTCCCTAATGCTAAAATCTCAGTACTTTCTAATTCTACTACAATAGATAGGTCTTCGGTATTTAGTGCTTTAGAAAAGGTAGATAATAATTTATTAAAGTTAGACGCCGGCTTCGATTTTCTTATTAAGAACATAGACCAACCAGTAAATAATAAATTCAACACAGACAGCTTAGTTGATAACCTTAAACAATTCAAAGGAAATCTTACAATACAAACAATATTTTTAAGGGGAGAACACAATGGTAAGTCGGTAGACAATACCACACCCGAAAACTTAAACAGCTGGCTTAATCTCATAAAAGAGATTAAACCCAAAGCCGTAATGATTTATTCTTTAGACAGAGAAACTCCAAGCAAAACTCTCGAAAAAGTTTCTAAAGAAGAATTAGAAACAATTGCGGATAAAGTTAGAGCAAACGGAATAGAAGTAACCGTTGCGTAA
- a CDS encoding hypothetical protein (product_source=Hypo-rule applied; cath_funfam=3.90.550.10; cleavage_site_network=SignalP-noTM; superfamily=51087), whose translation MKNSFFKKSMLIASIAIVFSFLGANAQSQDKVYAAEDIIKEKLEVIKEALNLTDDQVVKIKAIDKQTEQKLEEAPNNTAAKKVYKWRDGEYKKVLTAEQFKVYLKKQQEIVDEAQATWMQSHGTEV comes from the coding sequence TTTTTAAAAAGAGTATGCTTATTGCAAGCATTGCTATTGTTTTTTCTTTTCTTGGAGCAAATGCTCAATCTCAAGACAAAGTGTATGCAGCAGAAGATATTATTAAAGAAAAATTAGAAGTTATCAAAGAAGCATTGAATTTAACTGACGACCAAGTTGTCAAAATCAAAGCTATAGATAAACAAACAGAGCAAAAATTAGAAGAAGCTCCCAACAACACTGCAGCTAAAAAAGTTTACAAATGGAGAGATGGTGAGTACAAAAAAGTTTTAACTGCTGAACAATTCAAAGTTTACTTAAAAAAACAACAAGAAATTGTAGATGAAGCTCAAGCTACTTGGATGCAATCTCACGGAACAGAGGTATAA